A window from Choristoneura fumiferana chromosome 22, NRCan_CFum_1, whole genome shotgun sequence encodes these proteins:
- the LOC141440450 gene encoding uncharacterized protein, which produces MSGISVGGAPPFLRVEGGGGGGGGGDELRGVLRAALLSAQHLLRERFEKRVAWVDGHWEWRREPLGPAPAPPLPPEARKKVADVSRLFEILTNAQFRDQGPLTKPSSAAAPSFVPFERRLPSPVEAARAEDRSAFLVCTLLLVAAAAVWLGALVLFNRDACRRRVTKIKQRIKGWFTKKAAAAEGEASAEQTPPRDDPPPPYSDASAEPFLSPGGAVGGALSGVGDLPPPYSSCDAPDCKEATSNDQQESLMGAGAVSAAPDVCAAQAEQTDDEDCSKPDSSKVFCDSSLVVVV; this is translated from the exons ATGTCAG GCATCAGCGTGGGCGGCGCGCCCCCCTTTTTGCGCGTGgagggcgggggcgggggcgggggcgggggcgacGAGCTGCGCGGCGTGCTGCGGGCCGCGCTGCTCTCGGCACAGCATCTGCTGCGCGAGCGCTTCGAGAAACGCGTCGCCTG GGTGGACGGGCACTGGGAGTGGCGGCGCGAGCCGCTgggccccgcgcccgcgccgccgctgccgcccgAGGCGCGCAAGAAAGTGGCTGACGTCAGCCGTCTCTTCGAGATCCTCACCAACGCGCAGTTCCGCGACCAGGGCCCGCTCACCAAG CCGTCGTCCGCGGCGGCGCCCTCATTCGTCCCGTTCGAGCGGCGGCTGCCGTCACCGGTGGAGGCGGCGCGCGCCGAGGACCGCTCAGCGTTCCTGGTGTGCACGCTGCTGCTGgtggccgccgccgccgtgTGGCTCGGCGCGCTCGTGCTCTTTAACCGGGACGCCTGCCGCCGGCGCGTCACCA AGATAAAACAGCGGATCAAAGGCTGGTTTACGAAGAAAGCAGCTGCTGCTGAGG gagaaGCCTCGGCAGAGCAAACGCCGCCTAGAGACGACCCACCGCCCCCTTACTCTGACGCTAGCGCCGAGCCGTTCCTCTCACCAGGGGGCGCTGTGGGGGGCGCTCTCTCCGGGGTTGGTGATCTCCCCCCTCCGTACTCTTCCTGCGATGCCCCTGACTGTAAAGAGGCGACCTCCAACGACCAACAAGAAAGCCTAATGGGTGCTGGTGCTGTCTCGGCCGCGCCGGACGTTTGCGCGGCACAAGCCGAACAAACGGACGATGAGGATTGTTCGAAGCCGGACAGCAGCAAAGTCTTTTGTGATAGTTCTCTCGTTGTAGTCGTTTAG
- the LOC141440455 gene encoding uncharacterized protein, translating into MSSALVRQALELVDPEESVRGRGKKAKSRSSLGQVSEIGRPLKNKRKQKQPEKHSRTDEVTDNIRKLLALSQHTTDPNITKKIVARCAAGKPVSQKTASKKVEEKSILFPDDEPEARPEPDS; encoded by the exons ATGTCTTCAGCTCTAGTGCGCCAGGCCCTCGAACTTGTCGATCCGGAAG AGAGCGTTCGTGGACGAGGCAAGAAGGCGAAGTCGCGTTCGTCGTTAGGTCAAG TTTCAGAGATTGGACGTCCGTTGAAGAACAAACGCAAACAAAAGCAGCCTGAGAAGCATTCACGCACAGACGAAGTAACTGACAACATTCGAAAGCTGTTGGCGCTGTCACAGCACACTACAGATCCCAATATCACTAAAAAG ATCGTCGCTCGCTGCGCCGCCGGCAAGCCAGTCTCGCAGAAGACTGCCTCCAAGAAGGTTGAGGAGAAATCTATCCTGTTCCCTGACGACGAACCAGAAGCGCGGCCCGAACCAGACAGCTAA